The genome window CAGTACATGGACAGGGACACCATCCAAAACATCAAGGACACAAGTACAATCCAACAACCCATCAACCAATACATGTGACAAAACATCCCGTAAAAGGGACAACGACAAGCATGCCAGGTCATGAAGCTCAATCAGGTCAAAACAGTGGAAAGAGTCCATCTCATACTATATCCACAACTCATAAACCCATTGACTTCTCAGCTTTGCATCAAGGAAGTCGGGTCTATATTGAAGAGGTGGTTGAGCCAGGTATCATGAATAAAGACGTCGAAATATATCGAAGTAATGACTCAGAAGAAGCGAAGTTCAAGGATGCTATCCCAATGGATAGTACAGGATTTCACCTCATTATCTTGGGTACGAAGGAGCCTACTTTCGAGTAAGAAAAAAAACGCTCTCGCCTTTAGCGCTTGCTTTATCCTGGAATGATAGGACAGGAGTAGTAGGGCACTTGCCCAGAAGTTTCAACTCGAAAGCTCTATTACAACGAGACTTATGCACTCGCTGTTACGGGACCGCCCAGACTGACCACCCCAGCTAATCCAAGCTCCTCAGCTGCTCCGCGGAGTGCTTCAATCATATTCTCAATGTGCGCATCAAGCTCAATTCCAAGCTCTTCTGCCGCTAAACGCATCTCATCTCGGTTGCATCCTCTAGCAAACGCCTTGTCTTTAAACTTTTTCTTTACTGATTTTACTCCCAACTCATAGATAGATTTATCTGGTCTCACAAGCACTGCAGCCGTAATCAACCCACTCATCTCATCTACGGCAAAGAGTGTCTTTGCCATCAAAGTATCGCGAGGAGTGTCGGTGTATAGCGCATGTCCCATTATCGCAATACGAATTTCTTCTGCGTATCCCAGCTCTTCAAGAATCATATTCCCCTTGTAGGGATGACCATCAGGTGCCGTAGGATTGGGAAACTGCTCATAATCAAAGTCATGCAAGAGTCCGGTAATTCCCCACATTTCGACATCTTCCGCAGGCAGTGCATTTTTTTCTGCATGCCAACGCATCGCCGCTTCAACACCAAGTGCATGCTTTATAAGGCTCTCTGACTGAGTATACTCACGCAAAAGCGCCATCGCTTCATCCCTCGTTTTCATGACTTCCTCTTTCCTCTCTTCTTTTTACGTATGCGCTCCCTTCAACCGGAATGGCACCCGTTTCTAATAAAAGAATCAAATTCTGCGCCGGCCAATTATTCCGTAAGTTACGCCACTCTGTCCTACCACTCACTATGAGGCTGGGGATTACTTGAGATTCATCCTCAATAAATACCTCTACTTCAAGAGCATCTGTCCCAACGTCATTTCTCTCGACCAGTTCCCCCTCACGAATCAGCTGCAGAAACTTCAAGACCTGTGCATTGTGAGGAGAGTATTGATAAATATCTCCTACAATACTCCATTTCTGAATCTGATCCTTCTCTTGAAGTCGTACAATGATAGATATGCGACTCTCTCCCTCTTGCTCGCTCCAGGCCGACTCTTCTACAGACGAAAGCCATTGTTCATATGGGGTTTTGACCCTCGAAAGCCGCTCATGGAATAACGCATGTCCAAGCAGTAATGATATGCTCGCAACAGTGAAAATAATAAATTTTTCCCGTCCTCTCTTAAACATACACTAGTTACTCTCGTTATTCTTCTGTTGCCGCAGGAAGGATTGAGCCACCTCCATAAGAGTATCACGAG of bacterium contains these proteins:
- a CDS encoding HAD family hydrolase, yielding MKTRDEAMALLREYTQSESLIKHALGVEAAMRWHAEKNALPAEDVEMWGITGLLHDFDYEQFPNPTAPDGHPYKGNMILEELGYAEEIRIAIMGHALYTDTPRDTLMAKTLFAVDEMSGLITAAVLVRPDKSIYELGVKSVKKKFKDKAFARGCNRDEMRLAAEELGIELDAHIENMIEALRGAAEELGLAGVVSLGGPVTASA